A stretch of the Bacillus sp. B-jedd genome encodes the following:
- a CDS encoding FAD binding domain-containing protein, which yields MLPFNFRYFKPNSAQEAIGIFESVRKEGEVPYYFSGGTELITLGRIDLDYADAVIDLKGLPGYEEIFAHDKYLVIGGGTTLTTISDHPSFPLLSKTVSEIADRTSRNKITLAGNICAKIFYREAVLPLLLSDCIVGIIGPEGLSYKPIETVFNRNILLADGQYVFTILIEKEYASLPYYTRKRRKQWDVGYPLITVAALKKDEKIRLAVSGLCPFPFRSAEMESLLNEQAGSAEEKAEKAMSALPSPILDDVEGSSQFRLYVLKNMMADAIRELEGNEVGHESQS from the coding sequence ATGCTTCCGTTTAATTTCAGGTATTTCAAGCCAAATTCTGCACAGGAAGCGATTGGGATTTTTGAAAGCGTTAGAAAAGAAGGTGAAGTCCCCTATTACTTTTCAGGAGGGACCGAACTAATCACCCTCGGCCGGATTGATCTTGATTATGCAGATGCGGTAATTGATTTAAAAGGACTCCCGGGTTATGAGGAGATTTTTGCCCATGATAAATATCTCGTCATTGGCGGCGGAACAACATTGACTACGATCAGTGATCATCCCTCTTTCCCTCTCTTGAGCAAAACCGTCAGCGAAATCGCCGACCGGACGTCACGCAATAAAATTACCCTCGCCGGCAATATTTGCGCGAAGATTTTTTACCGTGAAGCCGTCCTGCCTTTACTGCTATCGGATTGCATCGTTGGCATCATTGGTCCTGAGGGGCTGTCTTATAAACCAATCGAAACAGTTTTCAACCGAAATATCCTCCTGGCTGACGGGCAATATGTGTTTACTATTTTGATAGAAAAGGAATATGCCTCCCTGCCATACTATACCCGCAAAAGACGGAAGCAATGGGATGTTGGCTACCCGCTTATAACCGTGGCCGCCCTGAAAAAGGATGAAAAAATCAGGCTGGCCGTCAGCGGACTTTGTCCCTTTCCTTTCCGTTCAGCGGAAATGGAGAGTTTGCTGAATGAACAGGCCGGCTCCGCGGAGGAAAAGGCTGAAAAAGCAATGAGTGCTCTCCCCTCACCGATTCTTGACGATGTCGAGGGCTCATCCCAGTTTCGTCTGTATGTATTGAAGAATATGATGGCGGATGCCATCCGTGAATTGGAGGGCAATGAAGTTGGCCACGAATCCCAGAGTTAA